One Bacillus sp. (in: firmicutes) genomic window, ACTGATATCCACCAAAATTTATAAATTTTTATCAGTATAAAAAAACCAGCATTGGTTCAGCAATTTAATTTGGTAGCGATTTTTATCGTGATAGGCTTGCTTTAATTGTTTAATTAACCAGTAAGGCATAAAAACACCTCCTGCTTTATATTAAGGGCTTTTAATGTATTATTTAGTGTATGCAAGAGTGTTGGATAATGTGCAGACCATTTAAAAGCAATATAAAACTTTTATGGTAAAATAAATAAAAAATTAACTGGAGTAATACAATATGAACCAAAAGCAATTACAAATACTTTGTGAGCAAATTTCATTGGAGTATTTCGGAAAACGGTTTTTACATATAGTACGTTTTAATAACAGATTGCGAACAACCGGGGGAAGATATCTTTTAAAATCACATGATATTGAGATAAATCCCAAATATTATTTTGAACAAGGAATTGAAGCTGTGAAAGCAATACTAAAGCATGAATTATGTCATTATCATTTGCATATTGAAGGTAAAGGATATCAGCATAAAGACGAAGATTTTAAGCGTTTATTAAAAAAGGTGGATGGGCCGCGATATTGTAAGCCGCTTTCTACAGTGAAAAGAAAAAAGCAATTAATTAAGTATATTTATGAGTGT contains:
- a CDS encoding SprT family protein; amino-acid sequence: MNQKQLQILCEQISLEYFGKRFLHIVRFNNRLRTTGGRYLLKSHDIEINPKYYFEQGIEAVKAILKHELCHYHLHIEGKGYQHKDEDFKRLLKKVDGPRYCKPLSTVKRKKQLIKYIYECGACKQTYNRKRRMDTTRYVCGSCRGKLILKENLQKIVDDKK
- the cmpA gene encoding cortex morphogenetic protein CmpA, giving the protein MPYWLIKQLKQAYHDKNRYQIKLLNQCWFFYTDKNL